GGGCGGTGGGGTCCACTGGGGTTCGTCGCTGCGCATGGGCTCCTTCGAGGGGTGGTGGATCCGCGGGGCAGGAACTGCGGAGGGGCGGGTACGGGGACAAGCATCGTGGAGCTTAGCTCATTGTTACCTATGCTCACAATGAATAAAGTCCTGCGATCGGCTATCCTCGCGCCATGCCCTCCCCCGAGCCGACGGTCAGCACCACCAACCTCGCCGAGCAGCTGGTACGGCTGACCCGCCGGATGCACCGCGCCCAGAAACACCACCTGGAGCACCTGGACATCGCCTTCACCCCCGCGCAGTCCCGGCTGCTGCGGATCGTCGACCACTACCGCGACACCCCGCCGCGGATGGCCGACCTCGCCGAGCGGCTGGAGGTCGTCCCCCGGGCGGTGACCACCCTGGTGGACGCGCTGGAGGCCCATGGCGCGGTGCGCCGGGTGCCCGATCCGGCCAACCGCCGGGTGGTACGGATCGAGCTGACCGACACCGGCCGATCCACGCTGCGCGCGTTGCGCAGCGCGCGCCGGGCCGCGGCGGAGGAGATCCTGGCCCCCCTGAACGCCGATCAGCGCGAGGTGCTCGGCGACCTGCTGTCCACCCTGGTCGACGGACCGGACCGACCGCATTGAGCTGACGCGGAGTCACAGCGCAGTCAACCGGAGGAGTGCCGCCATGCCCCTGCTGGAGCCGAACCCCCAGACCCTGCGCCCCACCACCACCGGCAGCCCCGCACACGACCGGGTGGCCGGTCCACGGGCTTCGGGCACCCCCGAGCCGCTGCGCGGCGAACTGATCGCGCTGCTCGGCCCGGACAAGGTGCTCCACACGCTCTCCGACCTGGTCCGCTACGCCTCCGACGCCAGCCCGTACCGCTTCGTCCCGCAGGTCGTGGTGGTGGCCGAGGACCTCGACGACATCTCCGCGGTCTTCTCCTACGCACACGGCAGGGGCCGCAACGTCGTCTTCCGGGCAGCCGGAACCTCGCTCAACGGCCAGGCACAGGGCGAGGACATCCTCGTCGACGTCCGCCGGCACTGGAGCGGGATCCAGGTGCTCGATCACGGCGCCCGCGCCCGGATCGGGCCCGGCACCACCGTGCTGCGCGCCAACACCACCCTGGCCCGGTACGGCCGGCTGCTCGGGCCCGATCCGGCCAGCGCCGTCGCCTGCACCCTGGGCGGTGTGGTCGCCAACAACGCCTCCGGGATGACGGCCGGCACCACCCGCAACTCCTACCGGACGCTGGCCTCGGTCACCCTCGTCCTGCCGTCGGGCACGATCGTGGACACCGGGCAGCCGGATGCCGACGCGGAACTGGCGCGGGCCGAGCCGGCGCTGTGCGCGGGCCTGCTGGCGCTGAAGGCGGAGATCGAGGCGGACCGGGAGCTGGTGGCCCGGATCCGCGCCAAGTACCGGATCAAGAACACCAACGGCTACCGCCTGGACGCCTTTCTCGACGGCGCGACACCGGTGGAGATCCTGCGCGGCCTGACGGTCGGCTCCGAGGGCACCCTCGGCTTCATTGCCGAGACCGTCTTCGACACGGTGCCGCTGGACCGCCGCACCTCCAGCGCGCTGCTGTTCTTCCCGACGCTGCGTGCCGCGGCCGCGGCCGTACCGCGGTTCAACGAGGCGGGTGCGCGGGCCGTGGAGCTGATGGACGGCAATACGCTGCGCGCCTCGGTGAGCGTGGCGGGCGTGCCGGCCGACTGGGCGGCGCTGCCCAAGGAGACCGCCGCGCTGCTGGTGGAGTTCCGGGCGCCCGACGAGGCCGCCCAGGAGGCCTACGAAGAGGCCGCGGCCCAGGTACTGACGGAACTGGAGCTGGTCGCTCCGGTCGCGTCCGTCACCAACGCCTTCACCCGGGACGCGTCCGTCATCGGCGGCTACTGGAGGGCCCGCAAGGCGTTCGTGACCGCGGTGGGCGGCAGCCGGCCGTCCGGTACGACGCTGATCACCGAGGACTTCGCGGTACCGCCGGACCGGCTCGCCGAGGCCTGTACGGCCCTGCTGGAACTGCAGGTGCGGCACGGCTTCGACGCGGCGGTCGCGGGCCATGCCGCACACGGCAATCTGCATTTCCTGCTCGCCTTCGACGCGGCGCAACCGGCGGAGGTGGCGCGCTACGCCTCCTTCATGGACGCGTTCTGCCGGCTGGCCGTCCGGCGCTTCGACGGATCGCTGAAGGCGGAGCATGCCACCGGCCGGAACATCGCACCCTTCCTGGAGCTCGAATGGGGGCCGCGGGCAACGGAGTTGATGTGGCGGATCAAGGAGACCGTGGACCCGCACGGCATTCTCGCCCCGCGCATCATGCTCGACCGCGATCCGCAGGGGCATCTGCGCGGGCTGAAGACCATCCCCCGGACCGAGGCCCGCGCCGACCCGTGCATCGAGTGCGGCTTCTGCGAGCCGGCCTGCCCCAGTGGCGATCTGACCACCACGCCCCGCCAACGGATCGTGCTGCGCCGCGAGATGCAGCGCCAGCCGCCGGGCTCCCCCGTCACCGCCGCGCTGCTGGACTCGTACGGCTATGACGCGGTGGACACCTGCGCCGGCGACTCGGTCTGCCGACTGGCCTGCCCGGTGGGGATCGACACCGGCGCCCTGATGAAGGACTTCCGGCACCGGCGCCACTCACCGCGCGAGGAGTGGGCCGCCGCGCAGACCGCCCGGCGGTTCAGGGCCGTCGAGACGGCGGCACGGCTGGCGGTGGCCGCCGCCGACCGGCTCGGCGACCGGCTGACGGCGTCGCTGACCCGGGCCGCCCGGAAGGCCGTACGCCCCGATCTGGTGCCCGAGTGGCTCCCGCGGATCCCCGGCGCGGCCGCCCGTACGCTGCCCGCGACACGGAGGACCGGGGCGGCCGCGGTCTACTACCCGGCGTGTGTGAACCGGATCTTCGGCGGACCCGCGGGGGCTCGGGGGCCGTCGCTGCCGGAGGCGGTGGTGGCGGTGTCGCGGCGGGCGGGACGGCCGGTGTGGATCCCGTCGGACGTGGCCGGCACCTGCTGCGCCACCATCTGGCACTCCAAGGGGTACGAGCGCGGCAGCGCGGTGATGGCCAACCGCATCGTCGAGGCGGCCTGGGGGTGGACGGCCGGCGGCAGTCTGCCGCTGGTGGTGGACGCGTCCTCGTGCACCCTGGGTCTCGCCCGGGAGGTGGTGCCCTACCTGACACCCGACAATGCCGCGCTGCACGCCGAACTGACGGTCGTCGACTCGGTCGTCTGGGCCGCCGAGGAACTGCTGCCGCGGCTGGAGACGGTGCGCCCGGTCGGCTCCGCGGTGCTCCATCCCACCTGCTCCCTGGAGCACTTGGGGGCCGAGGCGCAGCTGCGCCGGGTCGCCGAGGCGTGTGCGCGGGAGGTCGTGGTGCCGGACGACGCGGGCTGCTGCGCCTTCGCCGGTGACCGGGGAATGCTGCACAGGGAGCTCACGGAGTCGGCCACCGCGAAGGAGGCGGCCGAGGTGACCGCGCGGCACTTCGACGCGCATCTGTCGGCGAACCGGATGTGCGAGATCGGCATGGACCACGCGACGGAGGGCCGAGGTTATTACTCGGTCCTCCTGGCGCTGGAACGAGCCACCCGCCCCGCCCTCTGAGCGCAGGCGGGCCGACGTCCCCGAGCGCACCTTCGTGGTCGTCGGCCACGCCTTGATGCGACCGGGCGACCGGAGTCTTGCTCAACCCGAGGTCCGAACGACGACTCGTAGGTGCGTGATTCTTGGGCACGGGCAGCATCTGGGTTGTTGCCCGTTCGTTCCACATCTCTGCCCCTGCGTCCCTGGGGCGCGTCCGTTGAGCGTGCAAGAGTGATGAAGGACGATTCGCCCGTTGACTCCGGAGGAACGCAGATGGCCCTGAACCGCGAGGAGAACTCCAAGTCCGACAGGGTTCGCGGGCCTGAGCGACCGAGAGCGGCTTCCGCTTCCACCGGCACGGCCGTACAACGGATGCTCGCTTCGCAGAGCGCTGTCGGAAATACGGCGGTGGTGCAGATGCTGCTTCAGGCCGGGCATCTGCGGGCGCAGGGCGGCGAGCACGTGGGGGAAGGTGAAGGGCTGTTCCGGGGCGGTCACACGGTACAGAGGGCCGGGGGACGTGGGTCGTCCTCAAGGGACGGAGGCCACTCCGGCCGATCGTCTGCCCGCCCGCCACGCATACGTGTCTCGACACTGCCGCATGTGCATCACATTCAGTTACCCACGTACGGTCCCACGTTCGGGCGCGGCGGAGGTACGCGAGGACACGTGATTCTGGGCCCGCGCGGATTCTCGGATCAGCGAAGCGACGCCAATTCCCAGCTGCCGCCGGCCATCGTCGACGCCCGCGCGACGTATACGAACGAGACCTTCATCGCCGGACATCTGGTCAATGCGTCCTTCGGTGGGGACGGTCGGCGGTCCGCGAATCTCACTATTCTGACTTCCAGCGCCAACGGCCAGATGAAGAGTTTCGACAACTCGATCAAATTGGCCCTGGATAATGTGAGTAATATCTACGAACGCCTTTCTCGCATGTCGGTGGACATCACTCCTCTGCGGCTCGGCGTCGAAGTGGATGTCAGTCCCGCAGGAGAGAGGTACACATGGGACACGCACGGCCCCGGAAAATATATTTCGAAATTCATTCACTGTGTAGCGACAGTCCGCGGCGCCGGCTTGCTTGAAGACTGGATCACTGCGGAATTGACCAAGGACTCCAGCAATCCAAACTGGCTGTACGTTCGCGGCCAACTGGACATAGCGGACAGGTATATCGACCACGCGAACACCATGGGAATGATCGACAACGAACCGAGGCACCCCATCGCCCCCGCTCAGAGCCGTTCTCGCAGGCGTTGACGGCGCGAAGGGGGCTTCGGTTATGTGCGGTTGCCCTTTCTGGTGGCTCGGCATGTGAGAGGTCCGCCCAGTGGAGCCGGCAGCGTGTGTCCGGGCCCGGCTCCACCGCACCAGGGGGCACCTCCCAGCGGTAGCTGGGAGAGCGCCGCGAGCCAGCCGGGACTTTGCGGACACGCCCTAGGGACAGCAAGCGTCTGATGTGACTGGCCGTAAGCGCCAACGCCCGCACAGTCCCACCTGGCTCACGGCGTCCGCCCCTTTCGTACGCCGCCGGTCCGCGCCCGCCGGTCGGGGGGATTCCGGCCGGCGGGTGCGGTCACCTGCTCGTCAGCGCGTGAGGTGCAGCGCCACCGCTCCCTTGGCCGGGACCGAGAGCTCGGCCTTCCCGTCGGCCCCGACGGTGACCGTATGGCCGTCGCACGAGGACGGCGCGGCCGCGACGACATCGCAGTACGAGCCGGCGGGCAGCGAGGTCGCGAAGGTGCGACGCAGTTCGGCGTCGCCGTTGTTGAGGGCCACGAAACCCTTGCCGCTGCGGCCGAAGGCGAGGGCGTTGCCGCCGTCGTCCCACCAGTCCGTCAGCTCCGCCGAACCCACCGCGTTGCGGAACCCCACCATCCCGGTGATCGCCCGCTTGGCGTGTTCGCCGGTCCAGCCGCCGCTGCCGCCGGGCGGTCCGGCGTCCTTGTCGGACCACTCGTAGCCGGAGTAGACGTTCGGTGAGCCGTAGGGCGAGGCCAGCATGAAGACCTCGGCGAGGGTGTGCGCGGCGCCGTCCTTGTAGGTCAGCGTGGAGCCGTTGCGCTCGGTGTCCCAGTTGTCGACGAAGGTGCGGGCCTGGTCGCTGCCGAGCTTGCCGTCCGCGACGGACTTCAGCTGGGCGAGGTTGCCGCTCTGGAAGGCGCTCTTGAGGTGGCTGCCGTAGCGGAATTCGTCGACATCGCCGGTGCCGGTGTACTCCTCGGGCCGCACCGCCTCGCCGGAGCCGGAGATGACTTCCTGCACCCAGTACCCCGGGTCGTGCATCTTGCCCTTGATGGCGGCGAGGTCGGCGGCGGAGATGTGCTTGGCGGCGTCCACCCGGAAGCCGTCGACGCCCAGCGACCGCAGGTCGTCGAGGTACCTGGCGAGGGTGGTGCGGACGTGGTCGCTGCCGGTGTCGAGGTCGGCGAGCCCGACGAGTTCGCAGTTCTGGACGTCGTCGCGGTTGGTGTAGTCGGAGATGCTCTTCCGGCAGCCGTGGAAGTCCCGGTCCTGATAGGAGCCCGGGTACTGGTACTTGCTGTACCGGGTGCCACCGGTGCCCGTACCGGATCCGGCCGCCATGTGGTTGATGACGGCGTCGGCGATGACCTTGACGCCCGCGCCGTGGCAGGCCCTGACCATCGAGGCGAACGCGCTCCGGTCGCCCAGCCGTCCGGCGATCTTGTAGCTGACGGGCTGGTACGAGGTCCACCACTGGTCACCCTGGATGTGCTCCGAGGCGGGCGAGACCTCGACATAGCCGTAGCCGGCCGGGCCCAGCTGATCGCCGCAGGTCTTGGCGACATCCGCGTACTTCCACTCGAACAGCGTGGCGGTGACGGTCTTTTCGCCGGGTGGGGCGGCTTGCGAGGACCACGGCGCGAAGGTGGCCAGGCCGGCCGCGGCCAGCACTCCGGCCAGCGCCCCGCCCAGCACACGGGAACGTTGCTGCATCTTCCGGCTCCTTGATCATGGGGCACGGCAGGACGCACCGCGCCCACGAGTGCAGCCACGCGCCGGGCCGCCATGGGGGGATTCGCCTCGGAGCCTGCCGTTTACCGCGCGGACGCGTCAAGGCTTTCTGCAAGGCATTTCAGCGACTTGCGAAAGGCACCGGCGGCAGGATCTGCGGAGTTGCCGTGAGCCGTCCGGGATTGCGGCAAAGAATCCAAGAGTGCCGCATCAAGAGTCCAATCGGCCCTCTTGTGCCTCAGGCCGTCGGCCGACAGGGTCCTGACCGAGGTTCACGTATGCCCCGGCACACCACCGCTCCCCTGGAGGACCGATGAACGAGGCACCATCGCAGAACCACGACCACAACGAGGCGGGTCCCAGCCGTCGTTCGGTCCTGTGGACCGCCGGTGCGGCGGGCGCCGGACTGGGACTCGGCGGCCTGCCGTCCGGGACGGCCGCGGCCGCCGCACCCGCGGCGGCGGGCTCCGCGACCGCCGCCGCGTCCCCGGACACCAAGGCCAGGACCATGATCGGGGTGCCCTTCGAGCGGCGCAGCACCGTACGCGTCGGCATCATCGGGCTCGGCAACCGCGGTGGCAGCATGATCGACCTCTTTCTCGCGATGCCGGGCGTCCGCGTCGTCGCCCTGTGCGATCCGGTGAAGGACAAGACCGCCAAGGCCGCGAAGAAGGTCACCGCCGCGGGCCAGCCCGCGCCCGCCGTCTACACCAACGGCGACCACGACTTCGAAAACCTCTGCACGCGCAGCGACATCGACTTCGTCTACACGGCCACGCCCTGGGACTGGCATTTCGAGATGGCGAAGACGGCGATGCTCAACGGCAAGCACGTGGGCGTCGAATGCCCCATCGCGCTGCGCCTGGACCAGCTGTGGGAGCTGGTCCACCTCTCCGAGCGCACCCGCAGACACTGTATGCAGCTGGAGAACTGCTGCTACGGCAGGAACGAGATGCGGGTGCTGCGGATGGCGCACGCGGGCCTGTTCGGCGATCTGCTGCACGGCGCCGGTGCGTATATCCACGATCTGCGCGGCCTGATGTTCGACCCCAAGTACTACGAGGGGCCGTGGCGGCGGCTGTGGCACACCCGGCTGCGCGGCGATCTCTACCCCAACCACGGTTTCGGCCCGGTCGCCAACTACATGGACATCAACCGCGGGGACCGCGCCGTACGCATCTCCAGCGTCGGCACGCCCGCCCTCGGCCTCGCCAAGTACCGCAAGGAGCACATGCCGGCGAACGACCCCAGCTGGAAGGAGTCGTACATCGAGAGCGACCGGACGATCAGCCTCGTACAGACCGCCAAGGGGCGGGTGATCCGGCTGGAACACGATGTCTCCACCCCGCACCCCTACAGCCGGATCAACAGCCTCGGCGGCACCAAGGGCCTCTTCGAGGACTACCCGGAGCGGATCTACCTCGAGCCGGACCAGAACAACGACGAGTGGGGCGACTTCGCCAAGTACGCGGAGTGGGACCACTGGCTCTGGAAGGAACACGCCAATCCGCCCGGCGGGCACGGCGGCATGGACTACATGCTGGTCTTCCGGCTGATGCAGTGCATGCGGCTGGGCCTCGTACCGGACTTCGACGTCTATGACGCGGCGACCTGGACCGCGCCGGTGCCGCTGAGCGATCTCTCGATCAAGGCGAACGGTGCCCCGCAGGAGATCCCCGACTTCACCCGCGGGCTGTGGAAGAAGACCCGGCCGGGGATGGATTCGCCCAAGCCGGAGGAGTGAGGGCCGGAGGCGGCGCGGGGGCCCGGCCGACGGGGGGCCGGGTCCGGCTGACGGGGTGTGGTGCGGGCGCGGCGGGCGGGCCGGGCGGTGCGAGCGGGGCCCGGCGGGCGGCGGTGCGCCGGCCGGGCCCGTCGCTCAGGTGTCGCGGCCGGTGACGGGGGCGGCGCCCGGCTCGGTCGCCGCCTCGCGCACCTTCGCCGGCTCGCGCGCCTCCACCGGCTCGGCCTCCGCCCGCTGCGCCCCCCGCTCCTGCCGTTCGCCCGACCGGTCGGGTGCCGCAGTGGCCGGCAGTTCGCCGTTGAGGACCTTCTTCGCCGTCACCCGGTCCAGTGCGCCCTCCCAGCGGGAGACCGCGAAGACCGCGACGCAGTTGCCGAGCAGGTTGGTAGCCACCCGCATCGAATCCATGATCCGGTCGACGCCGAGCAGCAGGGCGACCGCGCCGGCCGGGATGACGCCCAGCGCGGAGGCCGTCGCGGACAGCGCGAGGAACGCCGAACCCGGCACGCCCGCCATGCCCTTGCTGGTCAGCATCAGGACCAGCACCACGGTGATCTGCTGGCCGAGCGACAGGTCGACACCGATGGCCTGGGCGATGAAGAGCGTGCCGATCGAGAGGTAGATCGAGGCGCCGTCGAGGTTGAAGGAGTAGCCGGTCGGCAGCACCAGGCCCACCGCATCGTCCCGGCAGCCCGCGGCGCGCAGCTTCTGCATCATCCGCGGCATCACGGTCTCGCTGGAGCCGGTGCCGAGCGCCAGCAGCAGCTCCTCGCGGGTGTAGCGGACGAACTTCCACAGGCTCAGCCCGGTGACGGCCTTGAGCGCACCGCCGAGCAGCGCGAGGAAGACCAGCGCGACCCCGTAGCAGACCGCGATCAGTTTCCCGTACGTCGACATCGCCCCCAGGCCGTACTCCCCCACCAGGTGGGCGGTGGCGCCGAGGACCGCGAGCGGGGCGAGCTTCATGAGGAAGCCGACGATGGTGAACACGACGTCCTGGGCCTGCTCGATCAGCGGCAGGATCTGCGGCACCTTCTGCTGCCCGAGGTGCAGCAGCGCGGCGCCCACCAGGCAGGCCAGCACCAGGACTTGCAGCAGCGAGTTCTCGGCGAAGGCGCCGACGGCGCTGTCCGGCAGCGACTCCAGGACGAACTGGGCGGCGGAGGGCAGCTGTCCGCCGCCCGTCTTGGCGTCCACCGCACCCTTGTCGAGGGAGGCCGGATCGACATGCATCCCGGCGCCGGGCGCGAAGACATTACCGGCCAGCAGGCCGACGACGAGCGCGACGCCGCTCGCCACCTCGAACCAGATCAAGGCCTTGACCCCGATCCGGCCGAAGGCCTTGAGGTCACCCGCCTTGGTGATCCCGGCGACGACCACGCAGAAGACGAGCGGGGCGATCATCGCCTTGATCAGGCGTACGAAGCCGTCACCGAGCGGCTGGAGCGAGGATCCCGCCTGCGGCCACAGGCGTCCGACGAGAACGCCGAGGACCAGGGCGATAAGTACCTGCGCGAACAGGCTGGTGCGCAGGAAGCGGCCTGCGCGGCGGGTGAGGCTTGCGGTGGCGTGCGGCACGGGCACTCCTCCATGGACGGATTCTGTGATGCGGAAGTGGACTTCCGCGATCCGTCACTATGGCCGCTTGTTGTTCACCACGAAAGAGGTCCGTGTAACTTCCCCGGAAATCTTGGAGCTTGATCCAAGGGGGATGCACGGGAGCTCCGAATTCGGGCAGCGGTGACCGTTGCGTTGACTTTCCTGCGGATTTGCGAGGGCGGAGAGGCGCGCCGGATGTCGTTCACGCGCCGGGCGTTGGGCGCGCGGGTTTGTCGCATGCGGGCGCGGTGCACGGCGCCTTGCCCTGGGCCTGAGGTGCGCGCACCCTCCACCTGCCGGCCGTACGCGCACCCCGCCTCGTGCGCTCAGGCCGCCAGGTGCGCCTTGTCCCCCATGACCACCACGGGGTGCCGTGCCGGATCGAGGGCGCGCAGCAAGGCCTGCATACCGGCCTTCGGGAGGCTGACGCACGCGGACGTCCCGCTGCCGTGGTCCAGGTGCAACCAGACCCCGCCGCCCTTCGACTGACCCTGCGGACGGGTCGGGTCCAGCGGGGAGCTCCCCTTGACGCGGTTGTAGTTGATCGCGACGACGTAATCGAAGTCGTGCCGGGTGTTCTTGGACCAGTACGACGGCGGGGTGAACGCCGACGAGTGCGTATAGGGCAGCTTGGCGCCGGGATCCTGGAGGACACCGCCCGCGTCGGTCAGCGAGAACACCCCGACGGGGCTGCGCTTGTCCCCTTCGTGGTGATCGGCCGTCCAGCCGCGCCGGCCGTTGTGGGCGGCCCAACGTCCGTTCTGGTCCCATCCGTTGGCACCCTTGTCGTACAGGACGACGGTGGCGTCGGCCGAGTCCACGTCCTTGCCGTAGACCGCCACGACCTGCCGGGAACCGGCGGGGATCCGCGACCTCAGGGCGGTGCCGACCTCGGGGATGTTCTTGAGGTGGGTGGTGGCCGACGCGCCACGGGCCGGGCCGCCGGGGCGCTCCCCCTTGCCCGCGCCGTCACCCTTGCCGTCCCCGGCCTTGCCACCGCTCGCACCGCCGCCGCAGCCCACCAGAAGGACCAGCCCCGCCGCGGCCACCGCCGCCATCCGCATCGCACTGCCCGCTGTTCGCATGCCCCCCATGGTCGCACCGTCGCCCTGACGGCCGTTCGGCACCCGACCGCCGCCGACCGGCCGCCGCACGATTGTCCGGATCGCAGGGGCACAGCGGAAAAACCGTTTGAAATCAGCCCACGCCACGGGCCAACCTTCCAGAACCTCCGCCGGAGACGAGACGGGCGAGAGGGGCATTTCGCCTGCCGCAACGGCCTGTTGCCGCCCACCCACCACGACTTCGCCTGGGGCATCATGCACATTCGCGACCTTCCGCATCCCGACCCGGGCGTCCCGGACGTCCGTACGGGCGGCGCCTTTCTCCTGTGGCTCTGCAGGCAACAGCTCGGCGGACAGTTCAAGGCCCTCGCCTGGGGGCTGCTGAACGTCGGCGCCATCGCCGCCTCCCCCGTACCGGTGGGTCTTGCCGTGCAGGCCGTGGTGGACCGCGATGTCGGCCGGCTCGTCCTGGCCGGCGGCCTGATCCTGGCTCTGGGCATCCTGATCGCCCTCGGTGGCACGATGCTGCACCGCGCGGCCGTCACCAATTGGATCACCGCCGTCGCCCGGATGCAGCAACTCCTCGCCCGCAAGACCACGGAGCTGGGTTCGGCCATGACCCGGCGGGTGGCGGCCGGGGAGATCGTCGCCGTCAGCACCGGCGACCTGGAGAAGATCGGCTGGTTCGTCGAGGCGATCTCCCGGTTCGGTGCCGCCGCGGTCAGCGCGGCCGGCGTCTCCGTGGCGCTGACCCTCTACCGGCCGGAACTGGGCGTGCTGGTGGCCGTCGGCGTGCCCGTGATGGCACTGGCCGTGCTGCCGTTGCTGCCGCACGCCACCCGACGCGCCGACGCCCAGCGCGAGAAGGCCGGCCAGGCCACCGAGCTGGCCTCCGACACCGTCGCCGGGCTGCGCGTGCTGCGCGGCATCGGCGGCGAGGAACTCTTCCTCGGCCGCTACCGCAGCGCCTCCCAGGAAGTACGCAAGGCCGCCGTCCGCAGCGCCCGGATGTGGTCGCTGATCTCGGCCGTCCAGGTACTGCTGCCGGGCCTGCTGCTCATCGCGGTGGTCTGGTACGGCACCCGGCTCGCCCTGGACGGCACGATCGCCGTCGGCGATCTCGTCACCGTCTACAGCGCGGTCACCTTCCTGCTCTTCCCGCTCAGACACTTCGAAGAGATCGCCCAGGCCTACTCCTTCGCCAGACCGTCGGCGAAACGCACGGCCCGCGTCCTGGCGCAGAGCCGCCCGGCCGGCGGGCGGGACGCAGACCTGAGGGCGACCTCGATCACCGGGCTGGGCGCAGGCCTCAAGGCAACCACGGCCACCGGGCAGGACGCAGACCCGGGGGCGGCGCCCACCGGCGATCTGCACGACCCGGTCAGCGGCCTGACCGCCCCGGCCGGCCGGCTGACCGCGGTGGTCTGCGGCGACCCCGACAGCGCGGGGCGGCTCGCCGAACGCCTCGGCGGCCACCCGCCGCATCACGACGACGACGGCGGTGACGGCACCGGGCTGATCTCCGTCGCGCTCGGCGGCACCCCGCTGGACGACCTGCCGCGCGACGCCGCCCGGGAGGCCGTACTCGTCCAGGACAAGGACCCGATGCTGCTCTCGGGCACGCTCGGCGAACTGCTGGACGTACCGGCATCCGGCCGGGTGGGCGCGACGGAGGCGCTGGCCGCGGCCCAGTGCGGCGATGTGCTGACCGCGCTGGCGCAGGCGTCCGTCGGCGACTCGGGGGACCCGATGCAGACCCACATCACCGAGCGCGGCCGGTCGCTGTCCGGCGGGCAGCGTCAGCGGCTCGCCCTGGCCAGGTCCCTGGTCGCCGACCCCGAGGTGCTGGTGCTCGACGAGCCGACCAGCGCCGTCGACGCACACACCGAGGCCCGGATCGCCGACGGCCTGCGGGGGATCAGGACGGGACGGACGACCGTCGTGCTCACCTCCAGTCCGCTCCTGCTCGACCGGGCGGAACGGGTGGTGCTCCTCCAGGAGGGAAAGGCCGTCGCCGAGGCCACCCATCGCGAACTGCTGCACAGCCACCCCGCCTACCGCGCGATCGTCACCCGCGCATCGGACCCCGAGCCGGCGATGTCGGCCGGCCAGACCGAGGAGACCGCATGATCGGCCTGGCGCCGCCGGAGCACGATCCGGACGCCCCGCAGACCCTCACCACCCTTCCCGTCGGCTCACCGGCGACGGTCCGCAGCTATGTCGGCGGGCTGATCCGTCGCCACCGCAGGGCGTTCACCCTGCTGGTCGTCGTGAACGCGGCCGCAGTGATCGCCTCCATGGCCGGCCCG
This portion of the Streptomyces caniferus genome encodes:
- a CDS encoding alpha-amylase, which encodes MQQRSRVLGGALAGVLAAAGLATFAPWSSQAAPPGEKTVTATLFEWKYADVAKTCGDQLGPAGYGYVEVSPASEHIQGDQWWTSYQPVSYKIAGRLGDRSAFASMVRACHGAGVKVIADAVINHMAAGSGTGTGGTRYSKYQYPGSYQDRDFHGCRKSISDYTNRDDVQNCELVGLADLDTGSDHVRTTLARYLDDLRSLGVDGFRVDAAKHISAADLAAIKGKMHDPGYWVQEVISGSGEAVRPEEYTGTGDVDEFRYGSHLKSAFQSGNLAQLKSVADGKLGSDQARTFVDNWDTERNGSTLTYKDGAAHTLAEVFMLASPYGSPNVYSGYEWSDKDAGPPGGSGGWTGEHAKRAITGMVGFRNAVGSAELTDWWDDGGNALAFGRSGKGFVALNNGDAELRRTFATSLPAGSYCDVVAAAPSSCDGHTVTVGADGKAELSVPAKGAVALHLTR
- a CDS encoding FAD-binding and (Fe-S)-binding domain-containing protein: MPLLEPNPQTLRPTTTGSPAHDRVAGPRASGTPEPLRGELIALLGPDKVLHTLSDLVRYASDASPYRFVPQVVVVAEDLDDISAVFSYAHGRGRNVVFRAAGTSLNGQAQGEDILVDVRRHWSGIQVLDHGARARIGPGTTVLRANTTLARYGRLLGPDPASAVACTLGGVVANNASGMTAGTTRNSYRTLASVTLVLPSGTIVDTGQPDADAELARAEPALCAGLLALKAEIEADRELVARIRAKYRIKNTNGYRLDAFLDGATPVEILRGLTVGSEGTLGFIAETVFDTVPLDRRTSSALLFFPTLRAAAAAVPRFNEAGARAVELMDGNTLRASVSVAGVPADWAALPKETAALLVEFRAPDEAAQEAYEEAAAQVLTELELVAPVASVTNAFTRDASVIGGYWRARKAFVTAVGGSRPSGTTLITEDFAVPPDRLAEACTALLELQVRHGFDAAVAGHAAHGNLHFLLAFDAAQPAEVARYASFMDAFCRLAVRRFDGSLKAEHATGRNIAPFLELEWGPRATELMWRIKETVDPHGILAPRIMLDRDPQGHLRGLKTIPRTEARADPCIECGFCEPACPSGDLTTTPRQRIVLRREMQRQPPGSPVTAALLDSYGYDAVDTCAGDSVCRLACPVGIDTGALMKDFRHRRHSPREEWAAAQTARRFRAVETAARLAVAAADRLGDRLTASLTRAARKAVRPDLVPEWLPRIPGAAARTLPATRRTGAAAVYYPACVNRIFGGPAGARGPSLPEAVVAVSRRAGRPVWIPSDVAGTCCATIWHSKGYERGSAVMANRIVEAAWGWTAGGSLPLVVDASSCTLGLAREVVPYLTPDNAALHAELTVVDSVVWAAEELLPRLETVRPVGSAVLHPTCSLEHLGAEAQLRRVAEACAREVVVPDDAGCCAFAGDRGMLHRELTESATAKEAAEVTARHFDAHLSANRMCEIGMDHATEGRGYYSVLLALERATRPAL
- a CDS encoding cation:dicarboxylate symporter family transporter; the protein is MPHATASLTRRAGRFLRTSLFAQVLIALVLGVLVGRLWPQAGSSLQPLGDGFVRLIKAMIAPLVFCVVVAGITKAGDLKAFGRIGVKALIWFEVASGVALVVGLLAGNVFAPGAGMHVDPASLDKGAVDAKTGGGQLPSAAQFVLESLPDSAVGAFAENSLLQVLVLACLVGAALLHLGQQKVPQILPLIEQAQDVVFTIVGFLMKLAPLAVLGATAHLVGEYGLGAMSTYGKLIAVCYGVALVFLALLGGALKAVTGLSLWKFVRYTREELLLALGTGSSETVMPRMMQKLRAAGCRDDAVGLVLPTGYSFNLDGASIYLSIGTLFIAQAIGVDLSLGQQITVVLVLMLTSKGMAGVPGSAFLALSATASALGVIPAGAVALLLGVDRIMDSMRVATNLLGNCVAVFAVSRWEGALDRVTAKKVLNGELPATAAPDRSGERQERGAQRAEAEPVEAREPAKVREAATEPGAAPVTGRDT
- a CDS encoding Gfo/Idh/MocA family protein; translated protein: MNEAPSQNHDHNEAGPSRRSVLWTAGAAGAGLGLGGLPSGTAAAAAPAAAGSATAAASPDTKARTMIGVPFERRSTVRVGIIGLGNRGGSMIDLFLAMPGVRVVALCDPVKDKTAKAAKKVTAAGQPAPAVYTNGDHDFENLCTRSDIDFVYTATPWDWHFEMAKTAMLNGKHVGVECPIALRLDQLWELVHLSERTRRHCMQLENCCYGRNEMRVLRMAHAGLFGDLLHGAGAYIHDLRGLMFDPKYYEGPWRRLWHTRLRGDLYPNHGFGPVANYMDINRGDRAVRISSVGTPALGLAKYRKEHMPANDPSWKESYIESDRTISLVQTAKGRVIRLEHDVSTPHPYSRINSLGGTKGLFEDYPERIYLEPDQNNDEWGDFAKYAEWDHWLWKEHANPPGGHGGMDYMLVFRLMQCMRLGLVPDFDVYDAATWTAPVPLSDLSIKANGAPQEIPDFTRGLWKKTRPGMDSPKPEE
- a CDS encoding MarR family winged helix-turn-helix transcriptional regulator; this translates as MPSPEPTVSTTNLAEQLVRLTRRMHRAQKHHLEHLDIAFTPAQSRLLRIVDHYRDTPPRMADLAERLEVVPRAVTTLVDALEAHGAVRRVPDPANRRVVRIELTDTGRSTLRALRSARRAAAEEILAPLNADQREVLGDLLSTLVDGPDRPH